The following proteins are co-located in the Spartinivicinus poritis genome:
- a CDS encoding helix-turn-helix domain-containing protein → MSEYFKLVLPEPEEIRAIIKESGLTRAEVAQALYTSRNQLNKWLAPRGRAESIKIPLAAFELLLIKIGKHPLYKKTKN, encoded by the coding sequence ATGAGTGAGTACTTTAAGCTTGTTTTACCAGAGCCTGAAGAAATTAGAGCAATTATCAAAGAGTCTGGCTTAACAAGAGCCGAAGTTGCCCAGGCATTATATACATCAAGAAACCAATTAAATAAGTGGTTAGCTCCAAGAGGCCGAGCTGAATCAATTAAAATACCATTAGCAGCGTTTGAATTATTATTGATTAAAATAGGTAAGCATCCACTTTATAAAAAAACTAAAAATTAA
- a CDS encoding helix-turn-helix domain-containing protein: MWEFESPLRHQFKERQREGITLAKQKGVYKGRKKALSTEDVEQLKARVAAGEVKAKVARDLGISRETLYQYLRAEA; the protein is encoded by the coding sequence GTGTGGGAGTTCGAATCTCCCCTTCGGCACCAGTTTAAGGAGAGGCAAAGAGAAGGAATAACCCTGGCGAAGCAGAAGGGTGTCTATAAGGGCAGGAAGAAAGCGCTAAGTACTGAAGATGTCGAACAACTGAAAGCCCGTGTTGCTGCTGGAGAAGTTAAGGCAAAAGTGGCGCGTGACCTTGGGATTAGCCGCGAAACGCTTTATCAATATTTAAGAGCTGAGGCTTAG